The Vibrio tritonius genomic sequence CGGGCTTTAAGAGCACTTGTGCCCAATAGTGATACGACTTCGGCGCTAGGGGCGCTCAATGGTGATGATGTTAATTTGAAAGTAGGGCATTTGAATCGAATATTGATCGTAGAAGACAATCTTATGAACCAAAAGATTGCCAGTTTCTTTCTCGAAAAAGCTGGGTTGGATTATGTGATTGTCAGCAACGGTCAGGAGGCTGTCGATATTATTACCCAAGGCGGTGTATTTTGTGCTGTTTTAATGGATTGTATGATGCCTGTGATGGATGGCCTTTCTGCGACGCGCAAAATTCGCCAATGGGAAAAAATCGAGAAACAACGGCGCTTGCCGATCATCGCATTGACTGCCAGCGTATTGGATGAAGATATTGCTAACTGTTTTGATGCGGGGATGGATGCTTATCTACCCAAACCGTACAAATCTCAGCAACTCTTTGATGTTCTAAATGAACTGAATGTATTTGAACAGAGCTAATGGCAAAAGCAAATCGAGAGCTGAGTTACGCTGTCTTCTTATCAAGCGGGTATTGATGCACTAATTGGTAAAAGCTATCGGCGGGCAGCGGTGGAGAGCATAAATAACCTTGGTATAGATCGCACTGCTCTTGATGTAGTAAGGCAAGCTGTGCTTGTGAGTTGACGCCTTCAGCGATCACTTTTTTGTCTAAGTTGTGACCTAGCTGAATGATGGTGCGTAATATCATGTGGCTGTCTTTGTCGTGTACGCACTCATCGATAAATGACTTATCAATTTTGATCATGTCGATGGGCAACTGCTTGAGGTAGTTCAATGAGGAGTAGGCGGTCCCAAAATCATCGATCGCAATTTGTACGCCCATTGCACGTAATTTCTGACAGGTATCTGTTACACGCGACAGTTCCGTCATTAACGTGGTTTCTGTAATCTCTAGCTGTAATAGTTGTGGCGGCAATTGGTACGTTTTTAATGCATTGGTAACCACATCAATGATGTCATCATAGAGAAACTGGATGGTCGAAACATTGACTGCAATGCACACTTGACGCCCTTCCTCAAACCAGGCCTTCGCTTGTTGACAGGCGGTATAAATCACCCAACGTCCAATCGGAATGATTTGCTGGCTTTTTTCTGCCACATTAACGAACTCATCGGGCGTGATCATGCCTAATTGTGGGTGCAACCAGCGGATCAATGCCTCAGCGTGTTCAATACGATTGGTTTTTATGTCCACTTTCGGTTGGTAATAAAGCGATAGCTGCTTTTTGTTGAGTACAAAAGCGAGTTCTTGCTCGATTTTATGATGGCGAATCATCTCTTCATCGAGCCGTTGATCGTACCATTGAATACGGTTTTTCCCTTTCAGTTTGGCGCGGTACATTGCCACGTCGGCATTTCGATACCAAAGGTCAACCTGCTGGCCAGCATCGCTATACAGGGCAATGCCAATGCTGACTGTGGTGAAATAGCTACCGTTTGCAACGCGATACTCTTGCTGACAGTGTGTGACCATCTCTTGTACCAGTGGTAACAGTTGGGCACGATTAAGGTCATCACCATGGAGGACTAACGCAAATTCATCACCGCTAAGACGATAAACATCGCTTGGGCTATTGTTGCTCTTGTTCGTATTGTTCTTAAGAGAAAATTGTTTTAAACGACAAGTGAGCTTAGTTAATAGTTGATCACCAGCAACATGGCCTAAGCTGTCGTTAATGCGCTTAAAGTTATCAATATCTAACACCAATAAGGCGTAATCTCCGCGCAGGTTTTGATCTGTATCGATATTTTCTAGTAGCTCAGTAAAGGCTTTACGATTGCCAACGCCCGTCAAAAAGTCGGTCATACTTTCTCGACGAAACTTTTCAATTTGGGCATACAGGCGGTGGCGATAGGAGAGACTCAACGTGGCAAACGAAGTAATGATGATCAATTCTAATGCATCTTCCCAAAATGGCCGTGTTGATAATGTAACGCTTTGAGGAAAACAGGCCGTCAAAACGGCTAATGAACTGACGATTGGCCATGCAAAGCCGCGTAGCAAAAGAAGATAACAAAGTGGCACAAGAAAATAGGTATCGGAGATAGGTAGATGTTGATTGGGATGTGCTAGAGGACTAACGATTAAGACACAAAGTGATACAAAAGCACATGCTTGACGCAATCGGTGACGCTGAGTTAGCCAGCCCAATGTCATTAACAGCCCAAACGTTAAACTAAAATAGGCTAATCGTTGATGTCCTAATTGAAGATGATCAACGAATAAGGAATGCGTAATGAGAGACAAACCCAGCAAGTAGAGGATAGGCGTAATTGCCTTGAGCAAAATAGGGTGGCGATGCTGGGGAAAGAGGGCCATGTAACATCCTAACGGGTAAAGGAGGCGTAAACAGCACGCCTCTTGTTTAAACCCCAGTCTAGACGTTATGAACTGAAAAAAAGAGCCCTTGTTGATGAATAACTCGGCATAAGGGCGTTCTTTTTAACAGGATCTCACAAATAAGACGCTATTCGCCGACAGAAGGGACATTAGTGAAGGCAACTAGCTCTGATGGTGGTAGCCAGTTAACTTTCACTCCTGCCTGTAAAAACATCTCTTGGCTTACTTTGATTTTGTCTCCCCAACGAGATAAAAATTCTTCATTCTGTTCGGGGCAGTGCACTGCTGCAATCCCAGTTTGAATGATTTTTGCAGCGCAGTTAGGACAAGGAAAGTGAGTGACATAAATTTCACAGCCATCTAAATCACGTTTAGCAAACAGGATGGCATTTTCCTCAGCATGCAATGTTTTGAGGTATTTCATATCACGGTCGTCTGTATTGGCACTGTCTGAAATGCCATGTGGATAACCGTTGAAGCCCACTGAAACAATGCGGTTTTGTTTGACAATGACAGCGCCAACTTGTGTCGATGGATCTTTACTCCAAGAGCTAACAAGTTCTGCCATTTGGTAAAAGCGTTGTGCCCATTTTGAAATCATATTTTGGTTCCTTAACAAATGTCGCAGTGAGTGTGGTTAACTCATTTATACAACATCACCAGCCAAAGCGGTTTCTGTCATGTTTTCTATTTAATAGAAGCGTAGACGTTACTTTATCAGTAAGTCACGCCTGTATTTGGTTTCTTAACGATAAGCGCTTCGCCATTCGTTGTGAAATTATTCTTTATATAACCTAGGAAAACCAGCATTTTTATGCTGTTAGGCCCTCTATAAAGCACATTTGGTGGGTTTTTACGCACAATGTCAGGTCAAAATTGCACTAGTTTGGTGAAAAATGGCAATTTGTCCATGGTTCGTGTAAGAGATCTCTTACAAGGTGCGTAGGAAAATGAGTTATTTTACGCGTGATATGTGCCGATGAAGAAATCTAATATATTGTTTTATCGTAATTAATTGCCTTTGCTTTGTCTTGGTGCAGTGAGGTTTTTGTTTGTCTGGGTTGTGTCATAATACTTATGGGGTATTCTGTATTCATCGGCAGGACGCTGATACGGAACAGGAAAGACCCAGGGATTGGTCATCTTCAGGAAGAAGATTCGGCATTTCAGGATGAAAGGTCGGCAAGGAACGCAAATACACAGTCGAACACGTTTAGCCAGAATGGTTATTACTTTTTGAGATTGTGGACTTTTAAGGATAAAAGGCGCGTCTGCTAGGATGGCAGAGACATGGACACCGCTAGGATGGCGATGAAATGGAATGCGCTGAAGGATTCAGCAAACTATCAGGGATTGGATGCAGGGAGCACCTTTCGTAGCGGGATTGCTGCAAGTAAGAACTACCCCCACCAAGTGTCAGCTTGGTGGGGTTTTTCTTGTCTGCGTGTTTGTTATTAAAGCAACAAGAACGTGTGTTATACCAACTGTGGTCATTTATTTACCATTCGTGCTCGCTAATGTGGTGATCACCGCGCAATAGTTTTTTCATTCGAATAAATAGTGAAAGCTAAGCTACTCCTTGTTTTGATTGCTTTTTCTATCAAATTTTAATCCGATAATGGGTTAGAAGGGCCTTCGATGGTTACACGCTGTTACTACTTTATGGTTACACCTGTTGCCAGCTACCATGACTCTTGTTAATGTGCTGGCATTCTGTCTGCTGTCATCTGTGACAGAGCCTTTCATCCTATCGGTGGTTATGTGGAAAAAACATCTTATTTTTTGATTCGGATTTTGAAGGAATTCCCAGAATCAGAAATTTCTATTGGCTCATTGCTTGAGCTGCTTAAGCGCCGCTCTTATGGCGCCTTACTTATTCTGCTGAGCTTGATAGGTTTGATTCCAGGTATCTCTTTTCTTGCTGGGTTCGCCATTTTTTGGCTAGGCCTGCAAATGGCCCTGGGTTTTACCGCGCCTCGTTTGCCTGCGTTTGCTCGTAAGCGTTACTTAGATCAGCAAAAAACACTGCATTTTATTGAAGAGCTTCAACCTTGGTTACAGCGATTAGAAAAATACGTTAAGCCGCGTTGGGAGCCATTATGCGGTTCAATGATTCGCCGTATGATCGGCGGACTCATTTGTGTGTTGGCGTTAGTATCGGTATTACCTCTGCCTTTTGTGAACTTCGCCCCTAACTTTGCTGTGATTTGTTTGTCACTTGGCATTATTGAAAAAGATGGCGTGTGTATATTAGCCGGTACGGTAATGAGCGCGATTGCCATTTGGATTGGGTATCTATTGGTACGTGTGGCGTTCCACTCGTTAATGTTGGTATTATGATGTTTTCACACTTATCAGAGAGTTAAATAATGGAAGCTCAAGTCAAATGGGTTGAGGGATTTAAATTCCTTGGCCACTCAAATTCAGGTCACTCTGTCGTTATGGACGGTAGTGGCGGTGCCACAGCGCCAAGCCCAATGGAAATGGTGATGATGGCTGCTGGTGGTTGTAGCTCTGTTGATGTGGTGGATGGCTTGAAAAGCGCGAATCAAAAAGTCACGTCATGTAATGCTCGTATTACAGCAGAGCGTCGTGAAGCTGCACCTCGTTTGTTTACTAAAATCAACATTCACTTTGAAGTGGCTGGTGAAAATCTAGATCAAGACGTTGTAGCAAAAGTTACCGCTGATTCGTTAGAAAAGTACTGCTCAGTTTGTCTTATGCTAGGCAAAGGGGTGGAAATGACCCACAGTTGGGAAATCATCGCTTAGTTATTGATACGTTATGAATCTTAAAACCGAGCTATTATGCTCGGTTTTTTTACGGTTAATATTCTGCATTTTTATGTGTTAAGTTGCTTAAATAATCAAACGCTAAATCAAGCTGAGTCATTGCTTCCAAATCTCTTATCACTGTATTCGTAAGCGTGAAATAGCCCACTTTTTCCTGAGAAAAAACTCAGTAGCCTGTCCCAAATAGGGTGAATTGAGCAGTAGAAGGCGAACGAATGAGTGAGTTAGAGAAAATGTTACGTGGTGAAGAGTTTGATGGATCTTCACCGGAGATAGAGCAACTGCGAATCGATACTGCCGCATTGAAGTTGGAGATGAATCAATCGATCGATTCCGATCAACGTTACGCATTGCAGCAGCGTCTTTTCCATGCCATAGGCGAATCGAGTATGGTGCAACCGCCTTTTCACTGTGAATTTGGTCAAACCATTTCTATAGGTCATCATACCTTCCTCAACATGAACGTTACCATGCTAGATGGCGCACCAATTACCATTGGTAATCATGTGTTGGTGGGGCCTAACTGTCAGTTTTATACACCCACACATTCGTTGGACTATCGTGAACGAAAGCATTGGGAAGTGGTATGCCAACCGATCACGGTGGAAGATGACGTGTGGATTGGTGGCAGTGTGGTGATTACCCAAGGCGTTACCATTGGGGCACGCTCTGTGATTGCCGCAAACTCGGTGGTTACCAGTGATGTGCCTAGTGATTGCCTATATGCCGGTAGCCCAGCACGCTTTATTAAATCGTTGAACGATTAGATAAGCTCTTCTTTCTTGTAACAAATTGGTTTAGATTACTTTCTTTCCCATGAGTTCGGGTAGGGGTTCTAGGTTGCAACATACTGGCTTAAAGAATAAATACACTTGGTTTGGCGTCGCTGCCATTATGCTGTGGGCGTGTTCTGTTGGATTAACTCGCAGCGTCACAGAATTGCTTTCTCCGATTGGTGGCGCGGCCATGATGTATTCTGTGAGTACGTTGTTTTTGTGGTTAGTGTTTGGTTTTCCGCGTATTAGTTTGAAATCGCTACGTTATTTTGTCATCGGTGGCATTTTGTTTGCCGCGTACGAGATATGCATTTCTTTAGCCGTTGGGTTATCCCATTCTCGCCATCAGGCCATGGAAATGGCGGTAGTGAATTATTTGTGGCCAGCACTCACGGTGTTGCTGACGGTTTTTGTTCAGCGCAAAAGAAACAGCGTTTGGCTTTATGTCGGGGTACTTATTGCATTTAGCGGCGTGGTTTGGTGCCTGTTTAATGGTGAAGCTTGGTCGCTAGAGGTGCTTTCCGCCAATGTCGCAGATAACCCCCTTACATATGGATTGGCGTTGTTTGGGGCGGTTATTTGGGCGCTGTATTGCACATTAACGCAGAGTTGGTCTGATGGTGAAAATGGTATTACGCTTTTTTTTGCTCTCACAGCACTGACATTGTGGGGACAATATGGCTTAAGCGATGAACCAGCTCTGGCGTTTTCTTACACTAGCATCGGTTATTTATTGGCTTCGGCTGCGGTGATGGGCAGTGGCTACGGTTTGTGGAACTTAGCGATTTTACGCGGCGACATGATGTTGCTTGCTACGTTATCCTATTTTACCCCAGTGTTTGCGACGCTATTTTCGTCTCTTATTTTAGGCATTGTGCTTGATTGGTCATTCTGGCAAGGCGTTGCTATGGTGAGTCTGGGCTCTTTAATTTGCTGGTGGGTGACTCGAGATAAGCCTCAGTCTCTCGCTACTGTATCGACATGATGATTGAAAACAAAAAAGGATGCATGGTTGAGATATGCATCCTTTCATTTAGGCTTGCGCTTCATGGGTCAAAATCATGCCACATTAAGGGTAAGCTGAAGTTCAAAAGGCAGTTTAGAGAGCCTTTTCTGTAACATCTTACGCGTAGTTTCAATATCGTTCATGGCGATCACATCATGATCATCAGCGACAATATCGATATCAACCCACAGTTCACGGCCAATTTTTGTTACACCAGCCAACTCTAACACTTGTTCTGATTCACGATTGGCTGCCAAAATGCCTTGGTCTACGCTTTTACAAATCTCTTTGTCCGGAGCCATTAGTAGGATTTCGCGCATTGAAGATTTAAGCATAGTTAGGGGTACTTTAACAAAGTAGAACCCCATCATGAGCATTAAACTTGAATCCACGTAAACGGCGTAATGGGCATAAGGTGTTAAAGTCATTAACCAAGCAATTACGAATGCGACTGTGATAACCATACTCAGCATGGTATCCATTTGCCATTGCTTGACCTCGGCGACGATCAGGCCTGATGAATATTTGCGGTTCATACGGCTTATCTGCCACCAAGCATAACCACAACCTAAGACGTTAATCACACCGAATATGGTGGCAATCGAGGCATCGACAGCATGACCACCGTTGAATAAATCAACGACTGATGAGTACAGTGAATACCCAACCACCATCAAGATCACAAGACCTTTAATCGCGATAACCAGAGGTTCAAGTACAGCTCGACCAAATGGAAAACGGTGGTCCGATGGTTTTTCTAAATATTTCGCTACAGTCAGCGACAATAATGTTAACAGTAAACTGACTGAAGAGTAGATACCGTCAAAGGCAATAACGAGTGACCCTACCAGTAGACCGACGACCAGTCCTCCACCAGCAAAGGCTGATGAAATGATGGCTGATATGGTCAGAACTCGCTTTTCGTTACGACTGGTTTGAGTACACATGGAAGTTTACCTAGTAAAAAGATACTTCCAATTTTGGCTGCAATAGAAAGTTTTACAATCTAAAAATGAAACGTCAATTGGCTAATAAATAGACAGCGTAAGTAATGTCTATATTTATCATATGGTTAAATATCAATCTTAGCGCCAATAAAGTTGGCGCTGAGTGATGTTGTTTGTCTAGAAATCAAATAAATAATCGCTTAGTTTGTCTGCAACGAGAGACATGGCTGGTGATTCATTAATGCCTGCGGGGCTAAATACACAATAATCTTCTTGAGTGAGACCATACGTGTGTTTGATTACGGTGAGGTCTTGTTCGCGCAGATACTGGCGAATAAGTGGTTCTGGTAGCACACCCCAAGCGTTATCGGTCAAAATGGTATTGAGAATATATTCGAAGCTGGAGAAGCCGATATAACGGCGAGAAAAGGGCTCTAGGCTAGGGTTGTCTTTATCGGTTAGATAGACCATGACGGCTTGCTTGGCTTTGCGCAGCTCTTCATCAGAAACCCGTTTCGATTTTGCTAATGGATGTGACGAACGACAGACCGACATCATGCGGATCTTACCCAAGGGTTGATACGTGATACGAGGGTCATCAAGTCGTTCATAATCGACGCCAAACGCGAAGTCCACTTGTGCTGTGGCGACCAAGTTCGCCAAGTCACCACTGGAAGCCAGCACCAAATTAAACGAGGTATTGGGGAAGAGAGTATTCAACTGGTGCGCCATCTCATGCCATAAGGTATCTGGCAAGGAGTCGTCTCGAGCGATCCACACTTCTGCGGCAAATTCGGCAGACACTTCAGAACAGGTATGTTTGACACGCCGTGCCGTGATCATGATGTTCTCACAATCTTTATATATTGCTTTGCCAGCTTCGGAAAGAGAGACTTGATTTCCCGTACGGGTAAATAGTTCAACACCTAACTCTTTTTCTAACGCTTTCAACGCCATACTGAGTTTAGTTCGGTTAGCTTCAAGTTGGCGTGCAGCTTCCGAGACGGAGCCGGTATTCGCGATGGCACAGAAGGCTTCTATTTGGGCTAAGTTCATGCGGCAATCACACAGTTATACATTGGCAAATCATAAACAATTTTACTCAGTTTGACTATTTGCTGTAATTATCGCCAATCGAGAGAAAATTGCTTAATTGGCTTCAAGAAACGCTCGTAACTCGGTGAACTTTCTTTCATTTTGGTTTACTCTTGGCACTATTGTCCGAATACAAAGAAGTAAGACGGAGGCCATAATGGCGCAGAACTGGGATGAATACGCAGCAGACTGGGAGAAAGATGAATCGACCACTGCTTTTGCTCATAATGTGTTTCAACAGCTACGAGCATTTACGGACTTAACTGACAAGCACATCTTAGACTTTGGCTGTGGTACAGGCTTGCTCACCCAATTGATGTCACCATTGGCAAAAGACATTGTCGCCCTAGATAGCTCTGAGGCTATGATTGAAGAACTCGATAAAAAAGAGTTGGATAATGTCGAACCCGTGGTGGATGCGTTAACTCGAGGTTTAGTGGCACAACATCCAGCGTTTCGTAAGCAGTTTGATGTGGTTGTTGCTTCTTCAGTGTGTGCGTACGTGAGCGATTTACAACAATCGTTGGACATCGTGTATAGCGTATTAGATGTTGGTGGCGTATTTGTACATTGGGATTGGTTAGCGCAGAACAGCGATAGTGAATCTGGACTTACTCGTGATGAAATCACCAATGCACTAACGAAAGCTGGGTTTGATTTTGTGGAAGCAAAAGAGGTCTTCTCTATTCAAACGTCTAATGGGCTTATCCCTGTCATTATGGGGATTGGTCGTAAGTAATCACGCGTCTTACTTCATTTTTAGAATTAATTGCTTAAGCATTTCCATACTGTAAATTGAGTGTTTACATAATTTCACTGTTGAGTATGGGGGAGTTCACTTATACTCCTCGCGTCAACAGAATGAATGTGGTCAATTGGATTTGACGTTAAATTCATCACTAACAACTGGTTAGAAAACGGCTTTATAAAAACTATAAGTAAAACAAAAAGGGTTAGCATGAGCTAACCCTTTTTGTATTCTGAGGGAGTATAGGAATACTTAGTAAGTCACCAAATCTTGATTCGATAATTGGCTGGATAGCCATTTTATCGCTTGGTTGTTCATATTCGAGGTATTCCAAACCAAACTGTACGCGACCGTGCCATAGTCAAAAGGGAGTGGTTTTCTGATCAGTCCTTGGGTTTTGCTCGATGCGTCAGCCCAGAGTTCTGAACAGGTAAACAATAAGTCGGTGTGATGGCAAAGGTCGGCCGCAGAGCCAAAATCGCTGGTAATGACTTTGATCGTGCGCGAGGTATGGTGTTGAGTGAGATATTTTTCGAAATAGGGATCGCTCAATTCATGATCGGAAATATCAATGTGAGCGTATTGAAGATAATTGTCGACCGTTAACTCCTTATCTGCTAAAGGATGATTTGGGCGCATCAAACATATCATTTTGTCGTAATCAATGACTTGCCATCCTAAGTCGAGCGCTGAAGTGTGTGGTTGACTGATGTCGTGAGGCAGTATGACAAAGTCGACCGCTCCATTGAGTAATGAATCGAAACCATGCCGCTCTTTCGCATGAACAGTTAGTACCATGTCATCAGCACATTGTTCAATGATATGAGCGAGACGTTTTGAGTAAAGTTCGAACGTACTTTCTCGCATCGATATTTGGTAATTCCCCCGATATTCTTTGGGGTCGAACCCAGCTTGATGAATCAGACCATTCATACTCGATAAAATATGGTGGATTGTGGGAGAGATTTGTAAGGCGAATGCGGTTGGAATCAGTTGGTTACCATCACGAAAGAACAGTTCATCAGCTAATAGTTCACGTAGCTGTGCTAAAATTTTACTGATATTCGATGGGCTTACGCATAGTCGCTTGGCGGTTTGAGTCACACTACGGGTACTTAACATGACGTGAAGTGCGGTTAAGTGTTTGAGGCTAAATCGGGAAAGCTGAACGTAATCCATAAAACCTGCTTTATTGAATAGAGAAACCAGAATATAACATTAGGTTCATAAACTTGACCATCTTAAAAACTGTTTTCTCATTAAAATCTAGTTTAATTGAGTGAAAAGTCGCACTTTAGCCTCTTCAATGCTTTGTGGATTAGCAATCGCATGCAAATTGCTGATGGTTTTTTGGTGTAACGCTTGCTTTAGCGCTTTTTCAACCAACTTACCTGAGTGAGTTCTGGGAATGTCATCAACAGCGATAATGTAGGCAGGGACATGACGAGGAGAGCAGTGGGTTTTAAGGTGTTTCCTAATCTCTGCTTGAAATTCGCTGGTTAACGAGGCGTCGTTAGCTAACTGAATAAATAGGACAATGGATTCGTCGTTATTTTGCTGGTAGCCAACCGCAATCGAATCAAGTACGCCAGGCAATGAATTTACGTGCCGATAGATTTCTGCCGTGCCGATTCTTACTCCTCCCGGATTGAGCATGGTATCGCTACGACCAAGGAAACGCCAACCTTGGTGAGGTGTTGCTTCAATTTCATCACCGTGATGCCAAACGCCCGCAAATTTGTGCCAATAAGCAGAATAGTACTGTGTACCATCGTCTTGCCAAAAGCCGAGAGGTTGGTTGGGAAAACTATTGCAACACACCAACTCGCCAGATTGCGCAGTGGTTGCTTGACCTTGCTCATTAAATGCCGCGATTTCCATTCCTAACGCACTGCTTTGACATTCGCCGCGATACACTGGCAGGGTTGGTACACCCAACACAAAGCAGCCGCATATATCAGTACCACCGGAGATAGAGGCCAGATGCACATCGCTTTTAATGTGTTGATAGACAAAGTCGAACTGTTCGGCATAGAGGGGCGAACCGGTTGAGCAAAGCGTGTTTAAATGTTTCAGCGTGTAGTAGTCAGAAGGAGAAAAATGGCGATTTTCTAGTTCAGCTAAATATCGAGCAGAGGTGCCAAATAAGGTGGTTTGCGTCTCTTCTGCCAATTGCCAAAGCACTTGTGGCTGCGGGTAAAAAGGGTGGCCATCGTAAATGATCAATGTTGCTCCACTGGCTAAAGCAGAAACATGCCAGTTCCACATCATCCAGCCGCAAGTCGTGAAATAAAAGACCCTGTCTTTAGGGTGTATATCACAATGTAGCTGATGTTCTTTTAAGTGGTTTAGTAAAGTGCCACCAACCGAATGAACAATGCACTTGGGTTGACCAGTTGTGCCAGATGAATACAAAATGAAAAGTGGGTCGTTGAATGCAACGCGACAATATTCAACTCCCCGAGCTTGGTAGCTTTTTAGTATGGCTTGCCAGTCGGAGAAAGAGTCGTTAAACGCATCACTAGTATTACGTTGTTGTAAATACTCAATTTGGCAGGTGTTAGTCAGTTGCGGTAATTTCGCTGCAATAGCTGCATTATTCGCTTCTAATCTGTGGGTTTTCCCGTTAAATGTGTAGCCGTTACAGCAGAATAGGATTTTAGGTGATACTTGACTAAAACGTTCCAGAACACTGTCGATGCCAAAATCGGGAGAAATGGAGGTCCAAATGGCACCTAAGCTGGTGGTTGCGAGCATGGCGACCACAGACTCTGCAATATAAGGTAAGTAACCCGCCACTACATCCCCGGCACCAACTCCATTTTGTTCTAGCCATTGTTGCACGATGGATACTTGATCTGACAATTGTTGCCACGTCAGTTTTTTGGTATGCCCGTTTTCATTACGGCACCATAGCGCGACTCCTTCTGGATTTTGATACGCATAGGAGAGGCAGTTCTCTGCATAATTGAGCTCTGCTTGTGGAAACCATTTCGTGTCGGCGGCAGCATAGAAAGGTCTACCTGAAACAATCCCTTCGCCTGTAACACATTGCCCCTGTGAGCCTATTACATCGCAGTAGTTCCATAACTCTATCCAAAAGGAGCGGCTTTCATCGATAGACCAACGATGAAGTTCTTCATAAGTAGCGAAAAATTTATTTTGGCGAGCTAGGTGATCTGTAAAGCCAGAGATGAGTGAAGTACTGATGCGCTCTTGGCTTGGATGCCAAATAGGACCAAAGTCTGCCATAGCTTTCCTTGCGATGTGTAAAAACCAATAGGTAAAGTGTTGTTGGCACAGTAACCGTTGTCAAACAGCACTGTTCTACTTCGTGTGCTGGTTAAGAATCTTTGCTTGTAACATTATTTTTACAACAGAACGCAGTGTGAAATTACTAATAAAGATGTTAATAGCAAGCATGCAGATTATGGTTAAATGAGTGGGCCAGAAGGAGACACGCGATGAGCGAATACCATTCAAAACCGCTTGATGCCTTTGGTAACTTAGCGTGGGATGACGACGAACACGATGTTTGGCAACGTTTAATCGAACGCCAGTCACATTGCGTTGAAGGGCGTGCCTGTAAGGCATACTTACAGGGATTAGAAAGGCTTGGATTGTCGCACCAATATGCACCTCAACTTAGTGATATTAACCCAGTGCTACAGGAAACAACGGGTTGGCAAGTCACACCTGTACCTGCACTGATTAACTTCGAGCGTTTTTTTACGCTACTGGCACATAAACAGTTTCCTATTGCGACATTCTTACGTCGCAAGGAAGATCTCGATTACTTGCAAGAACCCGACTTTTTTCATGAGGTGTTCGGCCATTGCGCTATGCTCACCAATCCTAAATTTGCACAGCTAACGCATTTGTTTGGTCAGTTAGGTTTAGCGATGCCAGAATCAGATCGAGTTTATCTCGCTAGGCTATACTGGTTTACGGTGGAGTTCGGTTTGATAAAAGAAGAAGATGAATTTCGGATTTTTGGCGGCGGCATTCTTTCTTCCCCAGGTGAAACACTACGGGCTCTGGAAAGTGCTGAAGTACGTCGTGAGCCATTCCATCTACTCAACGTACTGAGAACATCCTATCGAATTGATGAGATGCAACCTTTGTATTACTACCTCAATGATTTTTCACAATTATTTCGACTGTTGAGTGACGATTTGTCATCCAATATAGAGCAAGCAAAATCACTGGGTATGTTGACAGTGAGTGACTTAATCAAGGAGAACGAAAAT encodes the following:
- a CDS encoding cation diffusion facilitator family transporter, whose protein sequence is MCTQTSRNEKRVLTISAIISSAFAGGGLVVGLLVGSLVIAFDGIYSSVSLLLTLLSLTVAKYLEKPSDHRFPFGRAVLEPLVIAIKGLVILMVVGYSLYSSVVDLFNGGHAVDASIATIFGVINVLGCGYAWWQISRMNRKYSSGLIVAEVKQWQMDTMLSMVITVAFVIAWLMTLTPYAHYAVYVDSSLMLMMGFYFVKVPLTMLKSSMREILLMAPDKEICKSVDQGILAANRESEQVLELAGVTKIGRELWVDIDIVADDHDVIAMNDIETTRKMLQKRLSKLPFELQLTLNVA
- a CDS encoding LysR family transcriptional regulator gives rise to the protein MNLAQIEAFCAIANTGSVSEAARQLEANRTKLSMALKALEKELGVELFTRTGNQVSLSEAGKAIYKDCENIMITARRVKHTCSEVSAEFAAEVWIARDDSLPDTLWHEMAHQLNTLFPNTSFNLVLASSGDLANLVATAQVDFAFGVDYERLDDPRITYQPLGKIRMMSVCRSSHPLAKSKRVSDEELRKAKQAVMVYLTDKDNPSLEPFSRRYIGFSSFEYILNTILTDNAWGVLPEPLIRQYLREQDLTVIKHTYGLTQEDYCVFSPAGINESPAMSLVADKLSDYLFDF
- a CDS encoding class I SAM-dependent DNA methyltransferase, which produces MAQNWDEYAADWEKDESTTAFAHNVFQQLRAFTDLTDKHILDFGCGTGLLTQLMSPLAKDIVALDSSEAMIEELDKKELDNVEPVVDALTRGLVAQHPAFRKQFDVVVASSVCAYVSDLQQSLDIVYSVLDVGGVFVHWDWLAQNSDSESGLTRDEITNALTKAGFDFVEAKEVFSIQTSNGLIPVIMGIGRK
- a CDS encoding LysR family transcriptional regulator, which translates into the protein MDYVQLSRFSLKHLTALHVMLSTRSVTQTAKRLCVSPSNISKILAQLRELLADELFFRDGNQLIPTAFALQISPTIHHILSSMNGLIHQAGFDPKEYRGNYQISMRESTFELYSKRLAHIIEQCADDMVLTVHAKERHGFDSLLNGAVDFVILPHDISQPHTSALDLGWQVIDYDKMICLMRPNHPLADKELTVDNYLQYAHIDISDHELSDPYFEKYLTQHHTSRTIKVITSDFGSAADLCHHTDLLFTCSELWADASSKTQGLIRKPLPFDYGTVAYSLVWNTSNMNNQAIKWLSSQLSNQDLVTY
- a CDS encoding acetoacetate--CoA ligase, whose translation is MADFGPIWHPSQERISTSLISGFTDHLARQNKFFATYEELHRWSIDESRSFWIELWNYCDVIGSQGQCVTGEGIVSGRPFYAAADTKWFPQAELNYAENCLSYAYQNPEGVALWCRNENGHTKKLTWQQLSDQVSIVQQWLEQNGVGAGDVVAGYLPYIAESVVAMLATTSLGAIWTSISPDFGIDSVLERFSQVSPKILFCCNGYTFNGKTHRLEANNAAIAAKLPQLTNTCQIEYLQQRNTSDAFNDSFSDWQAILKSYQARGVEYCRVAFNDPLFILYSSGTTGQPKCIVHSVGGTLLNHLKEHQLHCDIHPKDRVFYFTTCGWMMWNWHVSALASGATLIIYDGHPFYPQPQVLWQLAEETQTTLFGTSARYLAELENRHFSPSDYYTLKHLNTLCSTGSPLYAEQFDFVYQHIKSDVHLASISGGTDICGCFVLGVPTLPVYRGECQSSALGMEIAAFNEQGQATTAQSGELVCCNSFPNQPLGFWQDDGTQYYSAYWHKFAGVWHHGDEIEATPHQGWRFLGRSDTMLNPGGVRIGTAEIYRHVNSLPGVLDSIAVGYQQNNDESIVLFIQLANDASLTSEFQAEIRKHLKTHCSPRHVPAYIIAVDDIPRTHSGKLVEKALKQALHQKTISNLHAIANPQSIEEAKVRLFTQLN